The following proteins come from a genomic window of Populus alba chromosome 12, ASM523922v2, whole genome shotgun sequence:
- the LOC118037792 gene encoding receptor-like protein 9DC3 codes for MASPLYCYGRSEPSDDEDEHHIDRVVVNGEYEDDDKHVLNSASELCHHPKTESWKEGTDCCLWDGVTCDPKTGHVTGLDLACSMLYGTLHPNSTLFSLHHLQKLDLSDNDFKSSRISSRFGQLSNLTHLNLNCSVFAGQVPSEISQLSKLVSLDLSDNEDPSLEPISFDKLVRNLTKLRELDLSEVNMSLVTPNSLMNLSSSLSSLSLLDCGLQGKFPGNIFLLPNLKSLDLSYNKGLTGTFPSSNLSNVLSLLGEISSSICKLRFLQVLDLSNNNFSGSMPLCLGNFSNMLSVLHLGMNNLQGTIPSTFSNDNSLEYLNLNGNELEGKISPSIINCTMLEFLHLGNNKIEDTFPCFLETLPQLEILVLKSNKLQGFVKGPIAYNSFSKLRIFDISDNNFSGPLPTGYFNSLEAMMTSDQNLIYMEAGNYYSYFYSIEMTWKGVKTKFMKIQSTIRVLDLSNNNFKGEIPKVIGKLKALHQLNLSHNSLTGHIQSSLENLTNLESLDLSSNLLTGGIPTQLGGLTFLAILNLSHNQLEGPIPSGEQFNTFDASSFEGNLGLCGFQVPKKCYGDEAPSLLPPSFDEGDDSTLFGEGFGWKVVAMGYGCGFVFGVATGYIVFRTKKPSWFLRMVEDKWNLKNRKTKKNAGRYGARRN; via the exons CTCTGCTTCAGAGCTTTGCCACCATCCCAAGACAGAGTCGTGGAAAGAGGGCACAGACTGCTGCTTGTGGGATGGGGTCACTTGTGACCCGAAAACAGGGCATGTAACTGGACTGGACCTTGCTTGCAGCATGCTTTATGGCACCCTGCATCCCAATAGCACCCTCTTCTCCCTGCATCATCTTCAAAAGCTCGACCTCTctgataatgattttaaaagctCCCGTATTTCTTCTCGATTTGGCCAGTTATCCAACCTGACACATCTTAACCTAAATTGCTCAGTCTTTGCAGGTCAAGTTCCGTCAGAAATCTCTCAGCTCTCCAAATTGGTTTCACTTGATCTATCTGACAATGAGGATCCGAGTCTAGAAccaatttcttttgacaagcTTGTTCGAAACCTAACCAAGCTTAGAGAACTCGATTTGAGTGAGGTAAATATGTCTTTGGTTACACCTAATTCCTTGATGAATCTGTCCTCTTCTTTGTCATCTCTTTCCCTTCTGGATTGTGGATTGCAAGGGAAATTCCCGGGTAACATCTTTCTCCTCCCAAACCTTAAATCACTTGATCTATCATACAACAAAGGCCTCACTGGCACTTTTCCTTCATCCAATTTGAGTAATGTCCTCTCTCTGTTAG GTGAGATCTCTTCTTCTATTTGCAAGCTGAGATTCCTTCAGGTCCTGGACTTGTCCAACAACAACTTTAGTGGTTCTATGCCACTATGTTTGGGGAACTTTAGCAACATGCTCTCAGTATTGCATCTAGGCATGAACAATCTTCAGGGCACCATCCCTTCAACATTTTCAAATGATAATAGCTTGGAATATCTGAACCTCAATGGAAATGAATTAGAAGGGAAAATATCACCGTCTATCATCAACTGCACAATGTTGGAATTTCTTCATCTTGGCAACAATAAGATTGAGGATACATTTCCCTGCTTTCTAGAAACGCTTCCACAGCTAGAAATTCTTGTTCTAAAATCCAATAAACTCCAAGGTTTTGTGAAGGGTCCGATTGCATATAATTCCTTCTCTAAATTACGGATTTTTGACATATCTGACAATAATTTTAGCGGGCCGTTGCCAACAGGTTATTTCAATAGTCTTGAAGCAATGATGACCTCGGATCAAAACTTGATTTACATGGAGGCAGGAAATTACTATAGCTATTTCTATTCCATAGAAATGACATGGAAAGGTGTAAAAACTAAGTTTATGAAGATCCAAAGTACCATCAGAGTActtgatttgtcaaataacaattttaagGGAGAGATTCCAAAGGTGATCGGAAAGCTTAAAGCACTCCACCAACTCAACCTTTCTCATAATTCCCTTACAGGTCATATCCAATCATCATTAGAAAATTTGACCAATTTGGAATCATTAGATCTATCTTCAAATTTGCTTACCGGAGGGATTCCAACGCAGCTGGGGGGTCTAACTTTTCTTGCAATCCTAAACCTTTCACATAACCAACTCGAGGGGCCCATACCAAGTGGAGAGCAATTCAACACCTTTGATGCAAGCTCATTTGAAGGAAACTTGGGTTTATGTGGATTTCAAGTACCAAAAAAATGTTACGGTGATGAGGCACCATCATTACTACCACCAAGCTTTGATGAAGGAGATGATTCAACATTGTTTGGAGAAGGATTTGGATGGAAAGTTGTGGCAATGGGGTATGGATGCGGGTTTGTGTTTGGAGTTGCAACGGGATACATTGTGTTTAGAACAAAAAAGCCTTCATGGTTTCTTAGGATGGTTGAAGATAAATGGAATCTCAAgaacagaaaaacaaagaagaatgctGGCAGATATGGTGCTAGAAGAAACTAA